The Pontibacter sp. SGAir0037 DNA segment ATAAAAAAGAATAAGTACACCGAAAGGTACGAGATATTATGCAGAGCAGTGCTGATTATTTGTGCAGGCTAAGCATGTATTTGCAGCAAGTATAAGCAGTATATATTAACTAACTGTTAAACAAGCCGTATGTATTTTATTGAGCTTGGAAACTTACGAAACGAAACTTTTCGGGTTTTCAAATCGGATAGGCATAGAAAGTATGCTATAAGATACATCAACCAAATATAACCAATATGAACAACGACAATGGAAAAATTCTGATGGCTACCTTAGCAGGTATAGGAGCTGGAGTTGCAGCTGGTATGCTTTTAGCTCCGGATAATGGCCGTGCTACACGCGATACAATAGGAAGAAGCCTGAAAAAAGTAGGCGACGACATGGAGCGTACAGTAAAGAACTGGATGGACAGCCTTGAAAATAAAAAAGTAACAGGTACCGGAAGCAGCTTGCAAATGCGTGGCTCCTGGGATGATGTGAAAGGACAGTTGAAGCAAAACTACGCTGAACTGACAGAAGATGATCTGACCTATG contains these protein-coding regions:
- a CDS encoding CsbD family protein: MNNDNGKILMATLAGIGAGVAAGMLLAPDNGRATRDTIGRSLKKVGDDMERTVKNWMDSLENKKVTGTGSSLQMRGSWDDVKGQLKQNYAELTEDDLTYAEGKEDELFGRLQQKLGKTKDEIVRLISDL